A genomic segment from Blastococcus sp. PRF04-17 encodes:
- a CDS encoding TetR/AcrR family transcriptional regulator, with the protein MTASSFPGPPRLRRTAGDRRAQLVQIGLELLPTTPVQELTIDEVARRAGISRSLLFHYFATKRDYYTAVTRAAADLMWEHLLPRPGTPPEEQITGMLDRYVGWVETFRDSHTAFVRGAAGGDPWVAEVYEETRGRLVDLALRTLGLPDDALRRQLVLAWFAFTEDLVGSWAREPTMSRPELLELLRDVLDRLLTDPRAPHRSQARGGTPHEGR; encoded by the coding sequence ATGACGGCGTCCTCGTTCCCCGGCCCGCCCCGCCTCCGGCGGACGGCGGGTGACCGGCGTGCCCAGCTGGTGCAGATCGGGCTCGAACTGCTGCCCACCACGCCGGTGCAGGAACTGACGATCGACGAGGTGGCCCGCCGGGCCGGCATCAGCCGCAGCCTGCTGTTCCACTACTTCGCGACCAAGCGGGACTACTACACCGCGGTCACCCGGGCCGCGGCCGACCTGATGTGGGAGCACCTGCTCCCCCGCCCCGGCACGCCGCCCGAGGAGCAGATCACCGGCATGCTCGACCGCTACGTCGGCTGGGTGGAGACATTCCGCGACAGCCACACGGCGTTCGTACGCGGCGCCGCGGGCGGCGATCCCTGGGTCGCGGAGGTCTACGAGGAGACCCGCGGCCGCCTGGTCGACCTCGCGCTGCGGACACTGGGGCTGCCCGACGACGCCCTGCGCCGGCAGTTGGTGCTCGCCTGGTTCGCCTTCACCGAGGACCTGGTGGGCTCGTGGGCGCGTGAGCCCACGATGTCGCGGCCCGAGCTGCTGGAACTGCTCCGCGACGTGCTGGACCGGCTGCTGACCGACCCCCGTGCCCCCCACCGCTCCCAGGCTCGCGGCGGGACCCCGCACGAGGGCCGCTAG
- a CDS encoding lysophospholipid acyltransferase family protein produces MLFYWFLKFVAIGPVVHAVYRPRAEGTENVPATGGAILASNHLSAADWIFMPLLLKRRVTFLAKAEYFTGKGVKGTLRRFFFSAAGQVPIDRTNASAAENAIQTGMRILREGKLLGIYPEGTRSPDGRLFRGKTGVARTALETGAPVIPVAMVYGKKKLPFGRRITRVTVKYGKPLDFSRYDGLAGDRFVERSITDEIMYEIMTLSGQEYVDVYGATVKKSMDATGKSAPEVVSKLEPPAEGDRLPDTLAS; encoded by the coding sequence GTGTTGTTCTACTGGTTCCTCAAGTTCGTCGCGATCGGTCCGGTGGTCCACGCCGTGTACCGCCCGCGGGCCGAAGGCACGGAGAACGTGCCGGCGACCGGCGGGGCGATCCTGGCGAGCAATCACCTCTCCGCGGCGGACTGGATCTTCATGCCGCTCCTCCTGAAGCGCCGGGTGACCTTTCTCGCCAAGGCCGAGTACTTCACCGGCAAGGGCGTCAAGGGCACGCTGCGCCGGTTCTTCTTCTCCGCCGCCGGCCAGGTGCCCATCGACCGGACGAACGCCTCGGCCGCCGAGAACGCCATCCAGACCGGCATGCGGATCCTGCGGGAGGGCAAGCTGCTCGGCATCTATCCCGAGGGGACCCGCTCGCCGGACGGGCGGCTCTTCCGCGGCAAGACCGGCGTGGCCCGGACGGCGCTGGAGACCGGCGCGCCGGTCATCCCGGTCGCGATGGTCTACGGCAAGAAGAAGCTCCCGTTCGGCCGGAGGATCACACGGGTCACCGTCAAGTACGGCAAGCCGCTGGACTTCTCCCGCTACGACGGGCTGGCCGGCGACCGGTTCGTGGAGCGGTCGATCACCGACGAGATCATGTACGAGATCATGACGCTGTCGGGCCAGGAGTACGTCGACGTCTACGGCGCCACGGTGAAGAAGTCGATGGACGCCACCGGCAAGAGCGCGCCGGAGGTCGTCTCCAAGCTGGAGCCGCCCGCCGAGGGCGACCGCCTGCCCGACACGCTGGCGAGCTAG
- a CDS encoding alpha/beta hydrolase, translated as MADPTAVMPGAEPFAFPGGGPSGEVPDGRTGVLLVHGFTGTPMSMRPWGEHLAAEGFAVRCPLLPGHGTRWQDCNASTHDQWTATVEEAFEQLAADCDRVFVAGLSMGGTLATRLAEVRADDVAGLVLVNPALLTQRLDAKLLPVLARITPSWAPIASDIKKPGVTELAYPKLPTRAMMQLRSLWSATRADLAKVTAPTLVFTSAEDHVVEPVNSSILLANISSTDTTHVVLEDSYHVATLDNDAPRIFARSTEWIREHVAARETPPAETR; from the coding sequence GTGGCCGACCCCACCGCCGTCATGCCCGGCGCCGAGCCGTTCGCCTTCCCCGGAGGTGGGCCGTCGGGAGAGGTTCCGGACGGGCGCACCGGCGTGCTGCTCGTCCACGGGTTCACCGGCACGCCGATGAGCATGCGGCCATGGGGCGAGCACCTCGCGGCGGAGGGTTTCGCCGTCCGCTGCCCGCTGCTGCCCGGCCACGGCACCCGCTGGCAGGACTGCAACGCCAGCACGCACGACCAGTGGACGGCGACCGTCGAGGAGGCCTTCGAGCAGCTCGCCGCCGACTGCGACCGGGTCTTCGTCGCGGGCCTGTCGATGGGCGGCACACTGGCCACGCGCCTGGCCGAGGTGCGCGCGGACGACGTCGCGGGCCTGGTGCTGGTCAACCCCGCGCTGCTCACCCAGCGGCTGGACGCCAAGCTCCTGCCCGTGCTCGCCCGGATCACGCCCAGCTGGGCGCCGATCGCCAGCGACATCAAGAAGCCGGGCGTCACCGAGCTCGCGTACCCGAAGCTCCCGACCCGGGCGATGATGCAGCTGCGGTCGCTGTGGTCGGCCACCCGCGCGGACCTGGCGAAGGTGACCGCGCCGACGCTGGTCTTCACCAGCGCCGAGGACCACGTCGTCGAGCCGGTCAACTCCTCGATCCTGCTGGCCAACATCTCCAGCACCGACACCACGCACGTCGTCCTCGAGGACAGCTACCACGTCGCCACCCTGGACAACGACGCCCCGCGCATCTTCGCCCGGTCCACGGAGTGGATCCGGGAGCACGTGGCGGCCAGGGAGACACCTCCCGCGGAGACCCGGTGA
- a CDS encoding ornithine cyclodeaminase, whose product MSPASHTATVTVTGHLMDTGILARILDDVLEYGGDYRIESLDLGREHEDESRALIAVSAEGAEHLDRILMRVQIHGANPVDPGTATTRPAPADGVFPDDFYSTTNLETFVRLDREWLRVQQPEMDCGLVVTEGADGPTVRTVPVSDVRVGDAVVCGAHGVRVELPPSAPRGEEDDFGFMSSAVSSEKPQALLVRQIADRMREVKAEGKRILWVGGPAVVHTGAAPAMVRLVRAGYVDVLFAGNALATHDIESSLFGTSLGVDLAKGSGVPHGHEHHIRAINTIRAAGSIAKAVESGVLTGGVMHAMVEAGKPFVLVGSVRDDGPLPDVHTDVIEGQRAMRAQLPDVGFAIMVATMLHSIATGNILPASVPLVSVDINPATVTKLADRGSAQAMGIITDIGLFLEQLARELAPED is encoded by the coding sequence GTGAGCCCCGCTTCCCACACCGCGACCGTGACCGTGACCGGCCATCTGATGGACACGGGCATTCTCGCCCGCATCCTGGACGACGTCCTCGAGTACGGCGGCGACTACCGGATCGAGAGCCTCGACCTCGGCCGCGAGCACGAGGACGAGTCGCGCGCGCTGATCGCGGTCAGCGCCGAGGGGGCCGAGCACCTCGACCGGATCCTGATGCGGGTCCAGATCCACGGCGCGAACCCCGTCGACCCGGGCACCGCCACCACCCGGCCGGCGCCCGCCGACGGCGTCTTCCCCGACGACTTCTACTCGACGACCAACCTCGAGACGTTCGTCCGGCTGGACCGCGAGTGGCTGCGGGTACAGCAGCCCGAGATGGACTGCGGCCTGGTGGTCACCGAAGGCGCCGACGGTCCGACGGTCCGCACGGTGCCGGTCAGCGACGTGCGGGTCGGCGACGCGGTGGTCTGCGGCGCCCACGGCGTGCGCGTGGAGCTGCCGCCGTCGGCGCCCCGCGGCGAGGAGGACGACTTCGGGTTCATGTCGTCGGCGGTGTCCAGCGAGAAGCCGCAGGCGCTGCTGGTCCGTCAGATCGCCGACCGCATGCGCGAGGTCAAGGCCGAGGGCAAGCGGATCCTCTGGGTCGGCGGGCCGGCCGTCGTCCACACGGGTGCCGCGCCGGCGATGGTCCGGCTGGTGCGCGCCGGCTACGTCGACGTCCTCTTCGCCGGCAACGCGCTGGCCACCCACGACATCGAGTCGTCGCTGTTCGGCACCTCGCTCGGTGTCGATCTGGCGAAGGGCTCGGGCGTGCCGCACGGGCACGAGCACCACATCCGGGCGATCAACACCATCCGCGCGGCGGGTTCGATCGCGAAGGCGGTCGAGTCCGGCGTCCTCACCGGCGGCGTCATGCATGCCATGGTCGAGGCGGGCAAGCCGTTCGTCCTCGTGGGCTCCGTGCGGGACGACGGCCCCCTGCCCGACGTCCACACCGACGTCATCGAGGGCCAGCGGGCGATGCGCGCGCAACTTCCGGACGTGGGTTTCGCGATCATGGTGGCGACGATGCTGCACTCGATCGCGACCGGGAACATCTTGCCGGCGTCGGTGCCGCTGGTCAGCGTCGACATCAACCCCGCGACGGTGACCAAGCTGGCCGACCGCGGCAGCGCCCAGGCGATGGGCATCATCACCGACATCGGCCTGTTCCTGGAGCAGCTGGCCCGGGAGCTGGCGCCGGAGGACTAA
- a CDS encoding ROK family glucokinase: protein MTDPGAAGSAALGIDIGGTKVAGGVVAPDGTVLATARRATPGSSVRQTEDAIAAVVDELAAAHDGDLVGVGVGAAGWFDRTGDTVLFSPHLAWRNSTLRKDLAVRLQRPLWVGNDADAAAWAEYRYGAARGADLALVITLGTGIGGGIVLDGRLRRGSHGVAGEWGHMRVVPDGRLCACGNRGCWEQYASGNALGQTAREVAHTSPAAAGRLLERVDGQADRLTGEDVARAAADGDSLALELVTEVGVWLGQGIADLAAILDPEVVVIGGAVSQLGDMVLDPARQRLARALPGRGFRPGPRVVVAELGPQAGLVGAADLVRQAVAEGEA, encoded by the coding sequence GTGACCGACCCCGGGGCCGCCGGGTCGGCGGCGCTCGGCATCGACATCGGCGGCACCAAGGTGGCCGGCGGCGTCGTCGCTCCCGACGGGACGGTGCTGGCCACCGCGCGCCGGGCCACCCCGGGCTCGTCGGTCCGCCAGACGGAGGACGCCATCGCCGCGGTCGTCGACGAGCTGGCGGCCGCCCACGACGGCGACCTCGTGGGCGTCGGTGTCGGGGCGGCCGGCTGGTTCGACCGCACCGGCGACACGGTGCTGTTCAGCCCGCATCTGGCCTGGCGCAACTCGACACTGCGCAAGGACCTCGCCGTCCGGCTGCAGCGCCCGCTCTGGGTGGGCAACGACGCCGACGCCGCCGCGTGGGCGGAGTACCGCTACGGGGCGGCCCGGGGCGCCGATCTGGCGCTGGTGATCACGCTGGGCACCGGCATCGGTGGCGGCATCGTCCTCGACGGCCGGCTCCGGCGCGGCTCGCACGGCGTGGCCGGGGAGTGGGGTCACATGCGCGTCGTCCCGGACGGCCGGCTGTGCGCCTGCGGCAACCGCGGCTGCTGGGAGCAGTACGCCAGCGGCAACGCCCTGGGCCAGACCGCCCGGGAGGTGGCCCACACGTCGCCCGCCGCGGCCGGCCGGCTGCTCGAACGCGTCGACGGCCAGGCCGACCGCCTCACCGGTGAGGACGTCGCCCGCGCCGCGGCGGACGGGGACTCGCTCGCGCTCGAGCTGGTGACGGAGGTGGGCGTCTGGCTCGGGCAGGGCATCGCCGACCTCGCCGCGATCCTCGACCCCGAGGTGGTAGTGATCGGCGGCGCGGTCAGCCAGCTCGGCGACATGGTGCTCGACCCCGCCCGGCAGCGGCTGGCCCGGGCCCTGCCCGGACGGGGCTTCCGGCCCGGACCGCGGGTCGTCGTCGCCGAGCTCGGCCCGCAGGCCGGCCTGGTGGGCGCGGCGGACCTGGTGCGGCAGGCGGTGGCCGAGGGGGAGGCTTAG
- a CDS encoding ArsA family ATPase: protein MTGPGGAGTSTLACAAALRAARAGRRTLLLTRQVPQVDDLGTVTGLDVRVVDEQQAVERLWATAAGPVAAALPQLTLPPSSSVVPLPGSAEVAVFAELARADADLVVVDAGPVDAATRLVGLPAALRWWLEQVMPPGMRALAAVRTAAVASGTVRRGPVDAALAAVPAVEGLLAADRMADPTATSVCVVALARRSSVPVLRTAATALGLHGLRTDAVLVRVFPLDGAGEWATARGTEQDAVLGELAGIAPVHQVPEVATMPSDVAGIAALLDGFEPPIPSSPAPPAAERRAGAWQLTVPLPFAERSAVELTRWQDDLVLTAAGTRRSLRLDSLLRRCEVTGGRLADPGTAAARLVVGFRPDPQLWPADLLAAEGRTP, encoded by the coding sequence GTGACCGGCCCGGGAGGTGCCGGGACGTCGACGCTCGCCTGCGCGGCCGCCCTGCGCGCCGCCCGGGCCGGTCGGCGCACCCTGCTGCTCACCCGGCAGGTGCCGCAGGTCGACGACCTGGGGACGGTGACCGGCCTCGACGTGAGGGTCGTCGACGAGCAGCAGGCGGTCGAGCGCCTGTGGGCCACGGCGGCGGGGCCGGTCGCCGCGGCGCTGCCGCAGTTGACGCTGCCGCCGTCCTCGTCGGTCGTGCCGCTGCCCGGATCGGCCGAGGTCGCCGTCTTCGCCGAGCTCGCGCGGGCCGATGCCGACCTCGTGGTGGTCGACGCCGGGCCGGTGGACGCCGCCACGCGACTGGTCGGGCTGCCCGCCGCGCTGCGCTGGTGGCTGGAGCAGGTGATGCCGCCGGGCATGCGGGCGCTCGCCGCCGTGCGGACCGCCGCGGTCGCCTCGGGAACCGTCCGCCGTGGCCCGGTCGACGCCGCGCTCGCCGCCGTCCCCGCCGTGGAGGGGCTGCTGGCCGCCGACCGCATGGCCGACCCGACGGCGACCTCGGTCTGCGTGGTTGCCCTGGCGCGGCGGTCGTCGGTGCCCGTGCTGCGGACGGCGGCGACCGCGCTGGGGCTGCACGGGCTGCGCACCGACGCCGTCCTCGTCCGGGTGTTCCCGCTCGACGGGGCGGGGGAGTGGGCCACCGCCCGCGGCACCGAGCAGGACGCCGTCCTGGGCGAGCTCGCCGGGATCGCGCCCGTCCACCAGGTGCCCGAGGTCGCCACCATGCCGAGCGACGTCGCGGGGATCGCCGCCCTGCTCGACGGGTTCGAGCCGCCCATTCCGTCGTCGCCCGCGCCGCCTGCCGCCGAACGACGCGCGGGCGCCTGGCAGCTGACCGTGCCGCTGCCGTTCGCCGAGCGCTCCGCCGTCGAGCTCACCCGCTGGCAGGACGACCTGGTCCTCACCGCGGCGGGCACGCGCCGGTCGCTGCGCCTGGACTCGCTACTGCGCCGGTGCGAGGTCACCGGTGGACGCCTCGCCGACCCCGGCACGGCCGCCGCCCGTCTCGTGGTGGGCTTCCGCCCGGATCCACAGCTCTGGCCCGCCGACCTCCTCGCCGCTGAGGGAAGGACCCCATGA
- a CDS encoding SRPBCC family protein — translation MAEQSTQSITVDAPAADVMAVIADFPSYPQWVAAAKKVEVLEEGADGRARRVHFVLDAGAITDDYVLDYSWDGDRAVSWSLVSSQLMKRQDGSYALRETDGRTEVTYTITIDTKIPLLGMMKRKAEKVILDTALKELKKRVEG, via the coding sequence ATGGCCGAGCAGTCCACCCAGTCGATCACCGTCGATGCGCCCGCGGCCGACGTCATGGCGGTGATCGCCGACTTCCCCTCCTACCCGCAGTGGGTCGCCGCCGCCAAGAAGGTCGAGGTCCTCGAGGAGGGCGCGGATGGCCGGGCCCGCCGCGTGCACTTCGTCCTCGACGCCGGTGCGATCACCGACGACTACGTGCTCGACTACAGCTGGGACGGCGACCGGGCGGTGTCCTGGTCGCTGGTCTCCAGCCAGCTGATGAAGCGCCAGGACGGCTCCTACGCGTTGCGCGAGACCGACGGGCGCACCGAGGTGACCTACACGATCACCATCGACACGAAGATCCCGCTGCTGGGCATGATGAAGCGCAAGGCGGAGAAGGTCATCCTCGACACCGCGCTCAAGGAGCTCAAGAAGCGCGTCGAGGGCTGA
- a CDS encoding AMP-dependent synthetase/ligase — MREFSVPATIEVGPDEALPDLLAKNVAEVGDQTGFRVQRNGQWQDVSWKEFGDQVAGVAKGLIASGVAAGDRVALQAKTRYEWAVIDFAIWTAGAATVPIYETSSADQVAWILSDSGATAILVEKDEHASAVESVREQAPDLKSVFVIDDGAVDQLVAAGKDVPDSELEARRATLDADSLATLIYTSGTTGRPKGCELTHRNFLFEIGNGMSLLGRFLNVEGSLLLFIPMAHVLARVIHVGAVKTRTVVGHTPDVKNLVDDLGAFKPTFVLAVPRVFEKVFNSAKAKAEGDGKGKIFDKAAQVAIDWSRAQDTGGAGLALRAQHALFDKLVYGKLRAALGGRCLGAISGGAPLGERLGHFFRGIGVTVYEGYGLTETTAAASVNHDEALRIGTVGRPLPGVDFRIADDGEVLIRGGIVMRGYWRNEEATKEAIDSEGFFHTGDLGELDGDGFLKITGRKKEILVTAGGKNVAPAVLEDRLRAHRLVSQCIVVGDQRPFIAALVTLDEEALPQWLESKGKPADQKADQVREDPELFAEIEAAVKEANKAVSNAEAIKKFKILGTDFTEDNGMLTPSLKLKRSVVMKEFDAEVEGLYAR, encoded by the coding sequence GTGCGCGAGTTCAGCGTTCCTGCGACCATCGAGGTGGGCCCCGACGAGGCGCTCCCCGACCTGCTCGCCAAGAATGTCGCCGAGGTGGGCGACCAGACCGGCTTCCGCGTCCAGCGCAACGGCCAGTGGCAGGACGTCTCCTGGAAGGAGTTCGGCGACCAGGTCGCCGGCGTGGCCAAGGGCCTGATCGCCTCCGGGGTGGCGGCCGGGGACAGGGTCGCCCTGCAGGCCAAGACCCGCTACGAGTGGGCGGTCATCGACTTCGCCATCTGGACCGCCGGAGCCGCGACGGTCCCGATCTACGAGACCTCCAGCGCCGACCAGGTCGCCTGGATCCTGTCGGACTCCGGCGCGACCGCGATCCTCGTCGAGAAGGACGAGCACGCCTCGGCCGTCGAGTCGGTGCGCGAGCAGGCCCCCGACCTGAAGTCGGTCTTCGTCATCGACGACGGCGCCGTCGACCAGTTGGTCGCGGCGGGCAAGGACGTGCCCGACAGCGAGCTCGAGGCCCGCCGCGCCACGCTCGACGCCGACAGCCTGGCCACGCTCATCTACACCAGCGGCACGACCGGCCGGCCCAAGGGCTGCGAGCTCACGCACCGCAACTTCCTGTTCGAGATCGGCAACGGGATGAGCCTGCTCGGCCGGTTCCTCAACGTCGAGGGCTCGCTCCTGCTCTTCATCCCGATGGCGCACGTCCTGGCCCGCGTCATCCACGTCGGCGCGGTCAAGACGCGCACCGTGGTGGGCCACACGCCGGACGTGAAGAACCTGGTCGACGACCTCGGCGCCTTCAAGCCGACCTTCGTGCTCGCCGTTCCGCGCGTGTTCGAGAAGGTCTTCAACTCCGCCAAGGCCAAGGCGGAGGGCGACGGCAAGGGCAAGATCTTCGACAAGGCCGCGCAGGTGGCCATCGACTGGTCGCGCGCCCAGGACACCGGCGGCGCGGGCCTCGCGCTGCGCGCCCAGCACGCCCTGTTCGACAAGCTCGTCTACGGCAAGCTCCGTGCCGCCCTCGGCGGCCGGTGCCTCGGCGCCATCTCCGGCGGTGCCCCGCTGGGCGAGCGGCTCGGTCACTTCTTCCGCGGCATCGGCGTCACCGTGTACGAGGGCTACGGCCTGACCGAGACCACCGCCGCCGCCTCGGTGAACCACGACGAGGCCCTGCGCATCGGCACCGTCGGCCGCCCCCTGCCCGGCGTGGACTTCCGGATCGCCGACGACGGCGAGGTGCTCATCCGTGGCGGCATCGTCATGCGGGGCTACTGGCGGAACGAGGAGGCGACCAAGGAGGCCATCGACTCCGAGGGCTTCTTCCACACCGGCGACCTCGGGGAGCTCGACGGCGACGGCTTCCTCAAGATCACCGGGCGCAAGAAGGAGATCCTGGTGACCGCGGGCGGGAAGAACGTCGCCCCGGCCGTGCTCGAGGACCGCCTCCGGGCCCACCGGCTGGTCAGCCAGTGCATCGTCGTCGGCGACCAGCGGCCGTTCATCGCCGCCCTGGTGACCCTCGACGAGGAGGCGCTGCCCCAGTGGCTCGAGTCGAAGGGCAAGCCGGCCGACCAGAAGGCCGACCAGGTGCGCGAGGACCCGGAGCTGTTCGCCGAGATCGAGGCCGCGGTCAAGGAGGCCAACAAGGCGGTCTCGAACGCCGAGGCGATCAAGAAGTTCAAGATCCTCGGCACCGACTTCACCGAGGACAACGGAATGCTCACCCCGAGCTTGAAGCTCAAGCGCTCCGTCGTGATGAAGGAGTTCGACGCGGAGGTCGAGGGCCTCTACGCACGCTAG
- a CDS encoding glycosyltransferase family 4 protein — MTRTLVVTNDFPPRQGGIQTFVAALLERRPAGSVVVLASDSPGSAEYDAALPYPVLRRPTGMLLPTRATTGAAVDLARRHGCDSAFFGAAAPLGLIAPALRSAGVRHVVGATHGHETGWVALPLSRQLMQRIAGGLDVLTYISQYTHERLAPALGGRTRLAQLSPGVDVDRFTPQADGAAVRRAYGLGEGPVVVCVSRLVARKGQDVLVAGWPNVVARHPEARLLLVGGGPGEASLRRAVTARRLDGSVVFAGPVAPADLPAFYAAGDVFAMPCRTRRGGLDVEGLGMVFLEAAACGVPVVAGTSGGAPEAVLDGITGHVVDPRSPAVVADTIAGLLADPGRAHAMGKAGRSWVEERWSWTTIAGTFASLLEQH; from the coding sequence GTGACCCGGACACTGGTCGTCACCAACGACTTCCCGCCACGCCAGGGCGGCATCCAGACCTTCGTCGCCGCGCTGCTCGAGCGCCGGCCTGCCGGGTCCGTCGTCGTCCTGGCGTCCGACTCGCCCGGGTCCGCCGAGTACGACGCAGCGCTGCCCTATCCGGTGCTCCGCCGGCCGACCGGCATGCTGCTGCCGACCCGGGCCACCACCGGGGCCGCAGTCGATCTCGCGCGCCGCCACGGGTGCGACAGCGCCTTCTTCGGTGCCGCCGCGCCGCTGGGGCTGATCGCGCCCGCGCTGCGGTCAGCCGGTGTACGGCACGTCGTGGGGGCCACCCACGGGCACGAGACGGGCTGGGTCGCCCTCCCCTTGTCGCGGCAGCTCATGCAGCGCATCGCCGGCGGTCTCGACGTCCTCACCTACATCAGCCAGTACACCCACGAGCGACTGGCCCCTGCGCTGGGCGGGCGCACGCGGCTCGCCCAGCTCTCTCCGGGGGTGGACGTCGACCGGTTCACCCCCCAGGCGGACGGTGCCGCCGTCCGGCGGGCGTACGGACTCGGCGAGGGGCCGGTGGTCGTCTGCGTCTCGCGCCTGGTGGCGCGCAAGGGGCAGGACGTGCTGGTCGCCGGCTGGCCGAACGTGGTGGCCCGGCATCCGGAGGCCCGCCTCCTGCTCGTCGGAGGCGGGCCCGGCGAGGCGTCGCTGCGCCGGGCGGTGACCGCCCGGCGGCTGGACGGGTCGGTCGTGTTCGCCGGTCCGGTGGCCCCCGCCGACCTGCCCGCCTTCTACGCGGCGGGCGACGTCTTCGCGATGCCGTGCCGGACCCGTCGCGGAGGGCTCGACGTCGAGGGCCTGGGCATGGTCTTCCTGGAGGCGGCGGCCTGCGGCGTCCCCGTGGTGGCGGGGACGTCGGGCGGTGCGCCCGAGGCAGTGCTCGACGGCATCACCGGACACGTCGTCGACCCACGGTCGCCCGCGGTCGTGGCCGACACCATCGCCGGCCTGCTGGCCGACCCCGGCCGGGCGCACGCGATGGGCAAGGCCGGTCGTTCCTGGGTGGAGGAACGCTGGTCGTGGACGACGATCGCCGGCACCTTCGCCTCGCTGCTCGAACAGCACTGA
- a CDS encoding M48 family metallopeptidase produces the protein MSRAGRTKARAPLLAAIVLGLAFVLVVVLRTPWDVLPEPPGGGSPVDPTGGLAPEDVERAESLAAALRPASLISLALSLTASGVLALTPLGARLVQFVGRPFGGRRTAQVLLGTAALVVVGRLVTLPFSAYGEMIRHRFGLSTRSWGLWVRDVLVSTGISALLTAVAVMSFLWLIRRAPRTWWAWSAATAAAFVVVGSFLYPLVIEPAFNRFESLPAGQLRTDLLDLAEENGTPVEDVLVSDASRRTTALNAYVSGFGSTRRIVVYDTVIERLPDDQIESIVAHELGHVATDDVLTGTLMGAIGAAAGVSALCWVLGSSRMLRRAGVESPADPRVIPLVLFLAAVGTLLSTPAQNLVSRHVEARADVRALDLTADPDAFIGMQRSLAATNLSDPDPPAAWHWFFGSHPTVSQRVTMARDWQRLAGP, from the coding sequence GTGAGCCGGGCGGGGAGGACCAAGGCCCGGGCTCCGCTCCTCGCGGCGATCGTGCTCGGTCTGGCCTTCGTGCTCGTCGTCGTCCTCCGCACGCCGTGGGACGTGCTCCCGGAACCGCCCGGTGGCGGGAGCCCGGTCGATCCGACCGGCGGGCTCGCTCCCGAGGACGTCGAGCGGGCGGAGTCCCTCGCCGCCGCATTGCGCCCCGCCTCGTTGATCTCCCTGGCGCTGAGTCTCACCGCTTCGGGTGTCCTCGCGCTGACGCCGCTCGGCGCGCGGCTCGTGCAGTTCGTGGGACGCCCGTTCGGCGGGCGCCGGACGGCACAGGTGTTGCTCGGTACGGCGGCGCTCGTCGTGGTGGGCCGACTGGTCACCCTGCCGTTCTCGGCCTACGGCGAGATGATCCGGCACCGGTTCGGGCTGTCGACCCGCAGCTGGGGGTTGTGGGTGCGCGACGTGCTCGTGTCCACCGGCATCAGCGCACTGCTCACCGCCGTGGCAGTGATGTCGTTCCTGTGGCTCATCCGCCGTGCGCCGCGCACCTGGTGGGCGTGGTCGGCCGCGACAGCGGCGGCCTTCGTCGTGGTCGGGTCCTTCCTGTACCCGCTGGTCATCGAGCCGGCGTTCAACCGTTTCGAGTCGCTGCCGGCGGGCCAGCTGCGCACCGACCTGCTCGACCTGGCCGAGGAGAACGGCACGCCGGTCGAGGACGTGCTGGTGTCCGACGCCTCCCGGCGCACGACCGCGCTGAACGCCTACGTCTCCGGCTTCGGCTCCACGCGCCGGATCGTCGTCTACGACACCGTGATCGAGCGGCTCCCCGACGACCAGATCGAGTCGATCGTCGCCCACGAACTCGGGCACGTGGCGACCGACGACGTGCTGACCGGCACGCTGATGGGAGCGATCGGCGCCGCGGCCGGAGTCTCGGCCCTGTGCTGGGTGCTCGGGTCGTCGCGCATGCTGCGGCGCGCGGGGGTCGAGTCGCCCGCCGACCCGCGGGTGATCCCCCTGGTGCTGTTCCTCGCCGCCGTGGGCACCCTGCTCTCCACACCGGCGCAGAACCTGGTGTCGCGGCACGTCGAGGCGCGGGCCGACGTCCGCGCACTCGACCTCACCGCAGACCCCGACGCCTTCATCGGCATGCAGCGGAGCCTGGCCGCGACCAACCTGTCCGACCCGGACCCCCCGGCCGCGTGGCACTGGTTCTTCGGCTCCCACCCCACCGTCTCGCAGCGGGTGACGATGGCCCGCGACTGGCAGCGGCTGGCCGGACCGTGA